A region from the Thermodesulfobacteriota bacterium genome encodes:
- a CDS encoding DUF115 domain-containing protein, with translation MHNTSPFEKNMTELAKRYPVLAERVKETGRNEAKYKVIGSKTGEPNVVVARDTDFLALYDRDKPAESCKDYLDRLNIRYAPIVIFLGLGLGYHARLFMRYYGESCDTKKIIIFEEDIALFRMTLEIIDLTYVISHPDIYLFVAEEPSEAAMQIRTKNLIRHDFNSYMRSIKVIPIPSSITLSRDYYFNVLDRVKQATRQQMVLAGNDPIDSFMGLENMLFNLKNIISTPGINLLYDKFKGRPAVTVASGPSLNKNMHLLKELSDRALIVCCDASFLPLMKRNIRPHIVVSMERTDGTEIFYENVPDFEGIHLAFCPLVKPRTFDSFKGKKIIVNRPFSHFEWLHLDRGMLSFGPSVGNMAYKVAEVLGCDPIIMIGQDLAFAEDGDTHVKGMPFGERDDYYHGNVIEVEGNNGRTIKTCRAWDVFRQYFEEDIQKYPGLCVNATEGGARIRGTKVMTFREAIEAHCRDRFQPEAIIDETLSNFDKDLDVQKEYAAILSRIHATRESLQNLIGRFKDFHDETRTVQRDIVHPFIYNGKKPDSEIMRGIATKFLETLDIYLKDKNIQDIMLHTLQPQLLWFANKFNFLSEIYSDEDCLFSSQILMIKEWLGVIGQLFVSTEDVMGEAEEKFIEDMRERGAVA, from the coding sequence ATGCATAACACATCCCCTTTTGAAAAAAACATGACCGAGCTGGCAAAAAGGTACCCTGTCCTCGCGGAAAGAGTAAAAGAGACCGGTCGTAACGAAGCAAAATATAAGGTCATCGGTTCGAAAACAGGAGAACCGAATGTTGTAGTTGCCAGGGATACGGATTTCCTGGCGCTTTATGACAGAGACAAGCCCGCTGAATCGTGCAAGGACTACCTGGACAGGTTGAATATCAGGTACGCCCCCATTGTAATTTTTTTGGGACTGGGATTAGGCTATCATGCCCGCCTGTTCATGAGGTATTACGGCGAATCCTGCGACACGAAGAAGATTATTATCTTTGAAGAAGATATAGCATTATTTCGCATGACGCTCGAGATAATAGATCTCACCTATGTGATTTCCCACCCGGATATATATCTTTTTGTCGCTGAGGAACCGTCGGAAGCCGCGATGCAGATCAGGACGAAGAATCTCATCAGGCATGACTTTAACAGTTACATGAGGTCAATCAAGGTCATCCCCATTCCCTCAAGTATCACTTTAAGCAGGGATTACTATTTCAATGTGCTTGACAGGGTGAAACAGGCCACCCGCCAACAGATGGTACTGGCGGGAAACGATCCGATTGATTCCTTTATGGGTCTTGAGAATATGCTCTTCAATCTCAAGAATATTATCTCCACCCCCGGCATCAACCTCCTGTACGATAAATTCAAAGGGCGTCCCGCCGTAACGGTTGCCTCCGGTCCTTCCCTGAACAAAAATATGCACCTTTTGAAGGAACTCAGTGATCGAGCCCTCATCGTATGTTGTGATGCCAGCTTCTTGCCGTTGATGAAGCGAAATATCCGTCCCCACATAGTTGTCAGCATGGAAAGGACAGACGGGACGGAAATCTTCTATGAAAATGTGCCCGATTTTGAAGGGATCCACCTTGCTTTTTGCCCCCTCGTCAAGCCGAGGACTTTCGACAGCTTCAAAGGAAAAAAAATTATTGTCAACAGACCTTTTTCTCACTTCGAATGGCTCCATCTGGACAGGGGTATGTTATCCTTCGGCCCCTCCGTGGGAAATATGGCGTACAAGGTTGCCGAGGTGCTTGGCTGCGATCCGATTATCATGATTGGGCAGGACCTGGCCTTTGCCGAAGACGGCGACACGCATGTAAAGGGTATGCCCTTTGGTGAACGTGATGACTATTACCACGGGAATGTCATAGAAGTGGAAGGAAACAACGGGAGAACCATCAAGACATGCAGGGCATGGGATGTCTTCAGACAATATTTCGAGGAAGACATACAAAAATACCCCGGTTTATGTGTCAACGCGACGGAGGGGGGAGCACGAATAAGGGGAACAAAAGTCATGACCTTCCGGGAGGCCATCGAGGCGCATTGCCGGGACAGATTCCAGCCGGAGGCGATCATTGACGAGACCCTTTCAAATTTTGATAAGGATCTGGATGTACAAAAAGAGTATGCGGCAATCCTATCCCGCATTCATGCGACCCGGGAATCCCTGCAGAATTTAATCGGCCGTTTTAAAGACTTTCACGATGAGACCCGTACTGTACAGAGGGACATAGTGCACCCATTTATTTACAACGGGAAAAAACCCGACAGTGAAATCATGCGCGGTATCGCCACAAAATTTCTTGAAACGTTAGACATCTATTTGAAAGATAAAAACATCCAGGACATCATGCTGCACACCCTGCAGCCCCAGCTTTTATGGTTTGCCAATAAATTCAACTTCCTCTCCGAGATATATTCTGATGAGGACTGCCTCTTTTCATCCCAGATATTGATGATAAAAGAATGGCTTGGTGTTATCGGCCAGCTGTTTGTCTCCACGGAGGACGTCATGGGAGAGGCGGAAGAAAAATTCATTGAAGACATGCGGGAGAGGGGCGCCGTTGCCTGA
- a CDS encoding glycosyltransferase, producing MKKGKEKHKRNMKEKVKTANNLSIVIIGKDKEEFLEECIDECLKLSSSIVYLDLESMDGSVATAEKKGVKTAKRGQSLDNLCISQWILFLRPDERPAPRPDLRLDSIYSQNSVKGYSLLIEKNIEPDVLDAFQWLKMNEQYRDMGEAANISTIEARLVHRDHFAKFVKFMMSQSKEDIFSFSSKMLPGLRVLPCRRRATRKEKDDHLRDIDIQIKYLKGEISCSPKKDEGMPELGDEYIIFSVLTKKDVGRYYKGLAMGFGSERMYMTLLHYLGQFGRFQEARDFFEAWQKKWGFFDTSNPFKIAGILYANLFDIDRAVFCFEKYRTSCSDENLKEILSLLGKVYLLQGKKGEALSCLKRALESDYDKFNDIIVQAVDCDEWKPATLSVCMIARDEATTIGRALESVFGIADEIIVVDTGSTDDTKKIIRKFNARVIDIPWENDFSKARNIGLREAKCDYILCLDADEFIDPRDRIKLALTKQILPVKQDIAFLVSVEEEDEDEETAVMLRLPKINKPGYPVRLFPAREAICFEGRVFESVEASLAKEGISIKPNEIFKITHSKSDRKFRNQRKEAAVRNTYDSISDPETALRGALFFLKIDQPQEALVWLQKAELENPLIVAKIISLYSMIGKTENLGNIIDKTLEQFPDSMEMILAKAELSFVERKYENVCKILRNRMEAIKSTMEREGIAKACYLLGMALMETGDQEEGVQFLIEAREEDTWNSRYKIGGIYALVKGGEFEGAIGAVADIMRDENIDLSMTINDFADMGILFSKLGRHFISENRAEAASLCGRIVDFIIKNNMTRKSEIEKMTNFLNRTNESVEVSANA from the coding sequence ATGAAGAAGGGTAAAGAAAAACATAAGAGGAACATGAAAGAAAAGGTCAAGACGGCAAATAATCTATCGATAGTTATCATCGGCAAAGACAAAGAGGAGTTTCTGGAAGAGTGCATCGATGAATGTCTTAAATTAAGCAGCAGTATAGTCTATCTCGATCTGGAGTCAATGGACGGGAGCGTTGCTACCGCCGAAAAAAAAGGCGTCAAGACGGCAAAAAGGGGACAATCATTAGATAATTTATGCATCTCTCAATGGATTCTCTTTTTGAGGCCCGATGAAAGACCCGCCCCCCGGCCAGACCTGCGACTCGACAGTATCTACAGCCAAAACTCCGTGAAAGGATACAGTCTGCTTATTGAAAAAAATATCGAACCCGACGTGCTGGATGCATTCCAATGGTTAAAAATGAACGAACAGTACCGAGATATGGGGGAGGCTGCCAACATCTCGACCATTGAAGCCAGGCTCGTTCATCGGGACCACTTCGCAAAATTCGTAAAGTTCATGATGAGCCAGTCTAAAGAAGATATTTTTTCGTTCAGCAGTAAGATGCTGCCTGGCCTCCGTGTCCTCCCGTGTCGGCGGAGGGCAACGCGAAAGGAAAAAGACGACCACCTAAGGGACATAGATATTCAGATAAAATACCTCAAGGGGGAAATATCCTGCAGTCCCAAAAAAGATGAGGGCATGCCCGAGCTGGGAGATGAGTATATCATCTTCAGCGTCCTGACAAAAAAGGATGTGGGCCGATATTACAAGGGACTGGCCATGGGATTCGGCAGTGAAAGGATGTACATGACCCTGCTCCACTATCTCGGTCAATTCGGCCGATTTCAGGAGGCCCGGGATTTCTTTGAGGCGTGGCAAAAAAAATGGGGATTTTTTGATACATCAAACCCCTTCAAGATCGCGGGCATCCTCTATGCCAATCTTTTCGATATTGACAGGGCCGTTTTCTGCTTTGAAAAGTATAGAACATCGTGTTCTGATGAAAATTTAAAAGAAATCCTGTCGCTTTTGGGCAAGGTTTACCTGCTACAGGGCAAAAAGGGAGAGGCCCTTTCCTGCCTTAAACGCGCGCTGGAGTCGGATTATGACAAATTCAACGATATAATCGTTCAGGCTGTTGACTGTGACGAATGGAAGCCGGCGACATTAAGCGTTTGCATGATTGCGAGGGATGAAGCGACAACCATCGGAAGGGCGCTGGAATCTGTTTTCGGAATCGCCGACGAAATAATCGTTGTTGATACGGGATCAACGGATGACACAAAAAAAATCATAAGAAAGTTCAACGCAAGGGTGATAGACATACCCTGGGAAAACGATTTTTCAAAGGCAAGGAATATCGGCCTTCGGGAGGCGAAGTGTGATTATATCCTGTGTCTTGATGCAGACGAGTTCATAGATCCGAGAGACAGGATTAAACTGGCCCTTACCAAACAGATTCTACCGGTGAAGCAGGACATTGCCTTTCTTGTATCCGTAGAGGAGGAGGACGAAGACGAAGAAACGGCGGTTATGTTGCGCCTTCCAAAAATAAATAAACCCGGGTATCCCGTAAGACTTTTTCCCGCCCGCGAAGCCATTTGTTTCGAAGGCAGGGTCTTTGAAAGTGTAGAAGCATCGCTTGCCAAAGAGGGGATATCGATAAAACCGAATGAGATATTTAAAATTACACATTCAAAATCTGATCGAAAATTCAGGAATCAGAGAAAAGAAGCGGCCGTCCGAAACACATACGACTCTATTAGCGATCCTGAAACAGCCCTGCGGGGCGCCCTGTTTTTCCTGAAGATTGATCAGCCCCAGGAGGCTCTTGTATGGCTGCAAAAGGCCGAGTTAGAAAACCCCCTGATCGTGGCAAAGATCATTTCTCTCTATTCAATGATCGGCAAGACCGAAAATCTGGGAAACATTATTGATAAGACACTGGAACAATTCCCTGATTCCATGGAGATGATTCTCGCAAAGGCGGAACTCAGCTTTGTGGAACGTAAGTACGAGAATGTATGTAAAATCCTCAGGAACCGTATGGAGGCCATAAAATCAACGATGGAAAGGGAGGGCATCGCAAAGGCCTGCTACCTCCTGGGTATGGCCCTGATGGAAACGGGAGACCAGGAGGAAGGCGTTCAATTCCTTATTGAAGCCCGGGAGGAAGATACGTGGAACAGCAGATACAAGATAGGTGGAATTTACGCTCTCGTCAAAGGCGGAGAATTCGAAGGCGCCATAGGTGCGGTTGCCGATATTATGCGGGATGAAAATATTGATCTGTCCATGACAATCAATGACTTCGCGGACATGGGGATACTTTTTTCGAAATTAGGCCGCCATTTTATTAGCGAAAACAGGGCTGAGGCGGCATCACTATGCGGCAGGATTGTCGACTTCATTATAAAGAATAATATGACAAGAAAATCGGAAATTGAAAAAATGACCAATTTTTTAAATAGAACCAATGAGTCCGTAGAGGTGTCCGCCAATGCATAA
- a CDS encoding DUF4910 domain-containing protein, producing the protein MYDLLKKIYPLRLAPVSEDTDNAVKMLCNELPFLVHEYKSGLEHNGWTVPQKWRPVKADIRGNGKLIYDGMKHPLGVVGYSSSFRGIVSLQDLRQHVFYHPDLPEALVYHCDYFYKPWRRDWGFSLPYDLFKNLNEGNYEVDIQTVFEDGTMKVLDCLLEGDTQDTIILNAHNCHAGQANDDISGVVVAVEVLRRLSERKRRKYSYRCIIAPEHLGTVFYLAHMPESVVKEFKFAVFLEMLGNKNRFALQESFTGDAALDKAARHYLGHNFPDHHSDGFRKIIGNDETVWEAPGYEIPCISLSRWPYPEYHSSMDDERIIHEEKLEEAVEAVLGIIDILETNARMKRHFTGLVALSNPKYDLYVSTADPSIRPTVPEDQLKWNYLMNCLIRYFDEKTTVLDIALKHDIEYSRLYKYIKNYEEKGLISFVDVDKKERPGYPGVT; encoded by the coding sequence ATGTACGACCTTCTCAAAAAAATATATCCGCTTAGATTGGCGCCCGTTTCTGAAGACACAGATAATGCCGTGAAAATGCTCTGTAATGAATTGCCTTTTTTAGTTCACGAATATAAATCGGGACTGGAACATAACGGCTGGACGGTCCCCCAAAAATGGAGACCTGTTAAAGCAGATATCCGGGGAAATGGAAAGCTTATCTACGACGGAATGAAGCATCCTCTAGGCGTTGTTGGTTACTCGTCTTCTTTTAGAGGAATAGTGTCGCTTCAAGACCTGAGGCAACACGTTTTTTACCACCCTGACCTGCCAGAGGCCCTGGTTTATCACTGCGATTATTTCTATAAGCCGTGGCGCAGGGACTGGGGATTCAGTCTTCCTTATGACCTATTTAAGAATCTGAACGAAGGGAATTACGAAGTCGATATACAAACAGTCTTTGAAGACGGAACCATGAAGGTTTTAGATTGCTTATTGGAGGGAGATACTCAGGACACGATAATACTGAATGCTCATAACTGCCACGCGGGACAGGCCAATGATGACATAAGCGGAGTGGTCGTTGCCGTTGAAGTCCTTAGAAGGTTATCAGAAAGAAAAAGAAGGAAATACAGTTACAGATGCATAATTGCACCGGAACATCTTGGAACTGTCTTTTACCTGGCTCACATGCCGGAGAGCGTGGTGAAGGAATTTAAATTTGCAGTATTTCTGGAAATGCTGGGGAACAAGAATAGATTTGCCCTGCAGGAGTCTTTTACGGGAGATGCTGCTTTGGATAAGGCTGCCCGTCACTACCTTGGACACAATTTCCCTGATCACCACAGTGATGGATTTAGAAAAATAATTGGAAATGATGAAACGGTCTGGGAAGCGCCCGGATACGAGATACCCTGCATTTCTCTATCACGCTGGCCCTATCCGGAATATCACTCAAGCATGGACGATGAAAGAATAATCCATGAAGAGAAACTGGAAGAGGCTGTGGAAGCGGTTTTAGGAATAATAGATATATTGGAAACCAATGCAAGAATGAAAAGACATTTCACCGGGCTTGTAGCTTTGAGCAATCCCAAATACGATCTTTATGTCTCTACAGCCGATCCGAGCATAAGACCGACGGTTCCAGAAGATCAGTTAAAATGGAACTATTTGATGAATTGCCTGATAAGGTATTTTGATGAGAAGACGACCGTCCTTGATATAGCGCTGAAACACGATATTGAGTATTCAAGGCTATACAAATATATCAAAAACTATGAAGAGAAAGGTTTAATCTCTTTTGTTGATGTAGATAAAAAGGAACGTCCAGGCTATCCGGGAGTAACTTAA
- a CDS encoding GNAT family protein, whose protein sequence is MGERDNKKALVSHFIDGKRIYLREVRLSDVGESYHRWLNDPDVNRYLETRYIPQSLEGIKRYVERMDGNTSEIFLAICLKENDKHIGNIKLGPINWIHRFADVSLLIGEKAYWGKGIATEAITILTAFAFDILNLHKLRAGCYAENIGSATAFMKAGFREEGILKKQRCVKGQFQDEMLFGLCCEDWVK, encoded by the coding sequence ATGGGAGAAAGGGATAACAAAAAGGCACTTGTGAGTCATTTTATTGATGGTAAAAGGATCTATTTGCGTGAGGTCAGGCTTTCTGACGTAGGCGAAAGTTATCATCGCTGGCTTAACGATCCTGATGTGAATCGATATCTTGAGACGAGGTATATTCCCCAGTCTTTGGAGGGGATAAAGAGGTATGTCGAAAGAATGGACGGTAACACAAGCGAGATATTCCTGGCCATTTGCCTTAAAGAGAATGACAAGCACATCGGCAATATTAAGCTGGGTCCGATTAACTGGATTCACCGATTCGCCGATGTTAGCCTGTTGATAGGAGAAAAGGCCTATTGGGGGAAAGGCATTGCGACTGAGGCTATCACGATCTTGACCGCATTTGCCTTTGATATTCTGAACCTCCACAAGCTGAGGGCCGGCTGTTACGCAGAAAATATAGGCTCTGCAACGGCGTTTATGAAGGCGGGCTTCAGAGAGGAGGGCATTCTGAAAAAACAGCGTTGTGTGAAGGGGCAATTCCAGGATGAAATGCTTTTCGGCCTTTGTTGTGAGGACTGGGTCAAGTGA
- a CDS encoding imidazole glycerol phosphate synthase cyclase subunit, translated as MLKKRLIPKLQMRASRFGSTTRMVLVTTVQFGEVIEIGDPVSQAKIYEAQAADELIFLDLDASLENRETVIDVVRKAAEEIFIPFTVGGGVRCITDFRTLLSNGADKVSVNTAAVETPDLINKASEIFGAQCVVLSIDYRRDGDNKYRVWVKGGRYKTDLDPVDWAVEGERRGAGEILLTSIDQDGTRNGLDLALTKRVTEAVSIPVIASGGCGMASHFVDGFIVAKADAVSAGTYFCFKDENPMQTRSRVRNAGIPIRLHT; from the coding sequence CGAGCCGTTTCGGGTCAACAACCCGGATGGTTCTCGTGACTACCGTTCAGTTCGGAGAGGTCATCGAGATAGGGGATCCAGTCTCCCAGGCCAAGATCTATGAGGCCCAGGCTGCGGATGAATTGATATTCCTGGATCTCGATGCTTCGCTGGAAAATCGAGAGACGGTAATAGACGTGGTGAGAAAGGCGGCCGAGGAAATTTTTATACCATTCACGGTGGGAGGCGGAGTCCGTTGTATCACAGATTTTCGCACATTACTGTCTAACGGCGCCGACAAGGTGAGTGTTAATACCGCTGCGGTTGAAACCCCGGATCTGATTAATAAGGCTTCGGAAATATTTGGCGCGCAGTGTGTAGTTTTGAGCATCGACTATCGGAGAGATGGAGATAACAAGTACCGTGTTTGGGTCAAGGGAGGCAGATATAAAACCGATCTCGATCCTGTGGACTGGGCTGTTGAAGGTGAGAGGCGCGGCGCAGGCGAGATATTATTAACGTCCATCGACCAGGATGGTACCCGAAATGGTCTGGATTTGGCGCTGACAAAGCGAGTGACAGAGGCGGTTTCCATTCCGGTTATTGCTTCAGGAGGTTGCGGAATGGCTAGCCATTTTGTGGATGGCTTTATCGTGGCAAAAGCAGATGCCGTTTCGGCAGGGACTTACTTTTGCTTTAAGGATGAGAACCCTATGCAGACCCGTTCCCGGGTCAGAAATGCAGGCATACCTATTCGCCTGCATACGTAA